The Bos taurus isolate L1 Dominette 01449 registration number 42190680 breed Hereford chromosome 18, ARS-UCD2.0, whole genome shotgun sequence nucleotide sequence atctcatcctctgtcatccccttctcctcctgcccccaatccctcccagcatcagatcttttccaatgagtcaactcttcgcatgaggtggccaaagtactggagtttcagctttagcatcattccttccaatgaacacccagggctgatctcttttagaatggactggttggatctccttgcagtgccttgcaatccaagggactctcaagagtcttctccaacaccacagttcaaaagcatcaattcttcggcgctcagctttcttcacagtccaactctcacatccatacatgaccacaggaaaaaccatagccttgactagacgaacatttgttggcaaagtaatgtctctgcttttgaatatgctgtctaggttggtcataactttccttccaaggagtaggtgtcttttaatttcatggctgcagtcaccatctgcagtgattttggagccccccaaaataaagtctgacactgtttccactgtttccccatctatttgccatgaagtgatgggaccggatgccgtgatcttagttttctgaatgttgagatttaagccaactttttcactctccactttcactttcatcaagagccttttgagttcctcttcactttctgccataagggtggtgtcatctgcatatctgaggttattgatatttctcccagcaatcttgattccagcttgtgcttcttccagcccagtgtttctcatgatgtactctgcatataagttaaataagcagggtgaccatatatggccttgatgtactccttttcctatttggaaccagttggttgttccatgtccaattctaactgttgcttcctgacctgcatataggtttctcaagaggtaggtcaggtggtctggtattcccatctctttcagaattttccacagtttattgtgatccatacagtcaaaggctttggcatagtcaataaagcagaaagtttttctggaactctcttgcttttcccttgatccagcaaatgttggcaatttgatctctggttcatctaaTTGGTAGTCAGTCTATAAATTGAAATTCCTATTTTCAGTTTCTGGATTCCTTGCTTTAAATTGATCTTTGTTTCTTCAAGTTAGCCCTCTCATCTTTAAGACTGTTATGCCTTTGCACGCATTAAACATTGTCTATATTTCAGTGTCTTACAGTTCCAGCATCATCAGGTTTTTCATGTTTAATTCTAGTGCTTGTTGTTTCTGTTTAACTTGTGGACTATGAAGGCTTCTTGAGGGTAAGAACATGAGTGTTCATTTGGATATCACCTGCACATAGTTCAGTGTACGCACATATGCACACAGTTGGCACATGTGTCAAGGTTAAAAGAGGTTTTAAAGGCCATGTTTCAGAAAACCTTCTGAATGATTGAGCGAATGGGTGGCTGAATTAGAGTAACAGGATGTCTGTATAAGATTTTCCATTCTTCCACAGTGGATAATATATCACATATATGGATACAGCCTACACAGTAGAAATGATTAGATTTCTATACATCTCTTCCAAACCATCAAGGAAGCACCCCAGATTAAAGAAGAATTTGTTACTACAGGGATTGTTATTATTTGAAGATGTGGCTGTGGAGTTCACCTGGGAGGAGTGGAGTCTACTAGACCCTGCTCAGAAGGACCTGTACTAGGACGTGATGTGGGAGAACTATCGCAACCTGCTGTCTGTGGGTGAGGACTGTTCCTCTGTGCCGCTTAGTGTGTCAAGTCAGCAGTCTTTCCTTTCTCAGTTGTGGAATGATTTCAGATATCTGAAGTACGAATGGTGTGAAAGAGATTGTCAGACTTCTACAAAGGACCAGATAGCAAATACTGCAGGCTGTTCGGACTGCCTACTGTTTCtgttacatattctttttttttaaagaacacatttatttattgtttttttttttttcagcacacacacacacactatatatatattgtttatttatttatggctgtgcttgctctttgctgtgtgggcttttctctaggcagtggggactactctctagttgcagtgcacagacttctcattgcagtggcttctcttgtgaggAGGTTTCCAGGGCAtggaggcttcagtagttgcagttcctgggttcAAAAAcacaggctccgtagttgtggcacatgggcttagttgctcctcagcatgtggaatcttcccggaccagcgatcaaacccatgtcttctacgttggcaagtggattctttaccactgagccaccagggaagcccagtatatatatatatgctactgctactgctaggtcgcttcagtcatgtccaactctgtgtgaacccataaatggcagcccaccaggctctgccgtccctgggattctccaggcaagaacactggagtgggttgccatttccttctccagtgcatgaaagtgaaaagtaaaagtgaagtcgctcagtcgtgtccgactctttgcgaccccatggactgcagcctaccaggctcctccacccgtgggattttccaggcaagagtactagagtggggttgccattgccttctctgagtatatatatatatatatttctctctatctatctatgtatatatataatcgaTTATGTAGGTATTCTGCTaaatttattatatgtattataagtAAGGAAGAGTTAATCACtcaatcatatccgactctgtgactccgtggactagcccacgaggcttctctgtccatggaattctccagtcaagaatactggagtgggttgccatttccttctccaggggatcttcccaccccagggatcaaacccaggtcatctacattgcagacagattctttactgtctgagccaccagggaagtccatacgtactataaaagatacataaaaatagaaatgtcaAAAGGATGAGACATTCatgagatgaatatttttaagtaattttaatttttaaaatgtaatggtACAAAACACATTTGCTATCATATTTTTGAAGTTTTCCTTTACTTCTTGAAAACTGTTTTGTAAGAGCACTTTATTCTGAATGAATAACACTCTTAAAGTGTGAAAGTGTAATGTCTTAGTTACAGTCACTGACCAGAATTTGTTGACCCATACATATAACttgaatttttataaatgataGATTCTTAGTCTCCCCTTAGGCCTCAGACAGATTTATTTCATCTAGGATCTTGATTTGTtttgcttagatttttttttttcctttctatggaTTCTCAAGTTTTTGCTACTCCAAGGGAAAAGCTACTTCCAAGGTGTAGCTGCATAATCTGTTAATATAAATGGGATCATTGAACAGTGTTTAGATTTCATGCCCAAAGATTTTGCTAaataatatgttatttttttGTGAATAGGGTATCAAAGTCCCAAACCAATTGAAATCTTCAAGTTGAAGCAAGGAGACAAACCATGGATAGAAAGGGGAAATATCCATGATCCAGGTAAGTGAATGAGAAGCATCCAggtagaaaagaaataaattcctAGATCCGTGAAGGCCTCACAGCTTTAAAATCGTGTTATGGTGACTCATCTTCTAGTTTCTAAACTTTGACAGTATCTCAACAGAGCCTCTGAGGATTCCTCTCCTATGTTAATATTCATTACTTAATCGTTTAGAGGAAAATACTCATGTTTTCACCTCTGGATTTCATACGGATTTATTTCATCTAGAGTCTTGCTTTGCTTtgcttagatttttaaatttctatggaTTCTCAAGTTTTTCCCTTCTTCATTGACTGCCGTAGTACCACTGCTTGTTCCTTCTTCTTACCTTGCTTTGAAAATTCAGGCTTCCATGCCTCTCTGCAAAGAGAGAACTTCAAATTCACCATCATCTCCTGACTAGTGAACCTCAGGTAATATTGATTTCCCTTCCTAACATTCAGCCCCACCCTGAATGCTGTGTTCTTATGGCAACTTGGTCTTTTAGTGTACATCTGCCTGTTTATTCATTCTGGATGGGCAAATATGAGATAAAGCAAATGTAGCAACATGTTAACTGTTGAATCAAAGAGGTGGGTATATAGCTGTTCACTGTGTAATTCATTCAgtttgtatgtttgaaattttttttaataaaattgtgaGAAGAGCTATAAAGTATTGTAATTTTCAGAAAGAATTATGCCTCCCACATAGACTGAAATGAATTCagtcaagtaaaaaaaaaaaaaaaaatttcacaattttagGCCTCACCTGAAATCAAACTATAACCCTCATGCATACTTTGCTGATTTCTTCATATATTTGctggatatttatttatttttttctctctcttttttgtctgtgctgcacagcacacaggatcttagtttccaaatcagggatcaaacctgtgtcccctacagtggaagctcagagtcttaaccactggaccatcagggaagtcctcacaaAACCTTCAgttgttaaaacaaacaaacaaacaaacaaacaaaaaaaccaaagaaCGCACTATCTGCAAAGTACAATAAAgcaaaacacaataaaatgagCTGTGTTTGTATAGAAATATTACCCAAAGAGGGAATTCATCGGCAGTCgtgtggttaggactccatgcttccactgcagtgggtacGGACCAGactagatccctggtcagggaactaagatcccttgcAAGTTGTGTGGTGCAGCCGAAAAAACCAAATtgaattgaaggtttgtggcagctCTGTGTCAAGCAAATCTGTTGGCAtcattttttccaacagcatttgctcactttgtgtctttctcatattttggtaattctctccatatttcaaactttttcattattattatgtttgTTATGCTGATTTGTAATccatgatctttgatgttacttcTACAACTCACAGAAGGCTCAGATGACGGTTAGCAATTTTTAatgagaaagtatttttaaataagatatgTACTctgttttagacataatgctattgcacacttaacagactacagtattgtgtaaacataacttttatatgcactgggaaacaaaTTCATGTCACTAGCTTTATTGCAATACTTGCTTTATTGTGgaggtctggaactgaacctggaATATCTCTGAGTCTATGCCCATACAGATAACCCCATATTTGTCCTCTAACCAAAATCTTCTCCAAATTCCTCTTTCCAGTTGAGTTCTTTATGTCTGTACTAAGATACCCACCTCAGAATGTTTGTGTCAAAATACACATGGATTTTCCTACATTAAAAATCTGTCTCCCTGGTGTTCCTCACCAACTTAAGCTGGAAATTCTAGTCATTTAGGCCAAATACCTGAGGAAAATCCTTAATTCCTCCTTTTTACTTTCATTGAATTCAACACTGTATGTTGTGTTTTCCTTCTCCTAGATGTGCCTTGAGTTCTTCGACTTGTCCACATGGACGCTGTTGTTGCTCCAGACCAAGCCACTGTTGTCTCTTGCCTGATTACTTCATTAACTTTCTCTCCCACACTTCTTCCTCTCCCATCACTATCCATGCAGCAGTTGGCAgtcttttagaaatataaattagaaCCCCCCACCTCCTCAGAGCTTCTAGTGGCTTGTCACTAGTCTTAGCATTAAATTCAGATTCTTCTACCAGATCTACATAGTATGACTTCTGTCTACCTTTTGAACTTTAAGTTTTCCTTTTCCCTATGTAACTGTTCTATTCAGGGCCCACTGGCTACCTTTCTATTTCTTGACCTGGCCCAAACCTTTCTTTTGTCAAGGCTTTTGCACTGctgtcatacttgaatgaaacATGAAGTTACTTACATGAAGCTGCTtaatttttattcctagtttcttgGCTCACCTTTTATTTCCTCACAGGTAATTACCTGTTTCCCATTGTTCTTTTTCATGTGCTGGGAACCACTTTTCAGTGTGAAGTTGTCTTATTTCTTTGCTTCCATTTTGTCCTCTTTTGCCCAGGGGAATGCATAAAACGTGTTTCTCTTTGGTGTGTATTCAGATGCTATGACAGCACATGGTACATATtagacattcaataaacattgtgggagagaatggatacatccTCCCTCATGTTAGATCAGATGTCTttctaacttattttattttgtgttaatgACACACATTTCTATTTTGTCCTCTTTTGCCGGTTTTGCAAGGATCTCTTTGGAGAGCACCAAAAACTTTACTAATTGAGAATTGTCTGCCACTgattctgtatcttttttttttttttaagatgttatgGCCTTATTGTGTTTCCCCCCATTTTCAAGAAGTAAATTTAcacttaatgatttttttcatatgACATAACTGTCACAGAGAGCTAGCCCAAACCATTTCATTTTAGAAGCAGTTTTATTGCATAACCTAAttgtgaaaatttattttctttctagaagTTGGTGATCCTATGCAGCAAGCCTTGGAAATCCAATACAAGCATAAAAATATGGAAAGAGGCCATGAACTCAGTtctttgggaaatattttttgTCTGCATGGAAATCTTGTTACTTTAAGGCAAAGCCATGATAAGTTTGACATACTGAACTCTAATTTAGATTTAGTTAACCAGAATAAAAGCTCCATAGCAAAGAATCCTGACAAGTTTAATAATAAGAGAAATTAGTTCTTCATAGTAAGCATGAAAAACATTACACTAATTAAATGCTATAAACATGGAAACATTCTCTGCACCAATTCAAAACTCAGTATACATcagattgaaaaagaaacatgaatgTATGGAAGGTGGTAAAACCTTCATCAAAAAGTCTCAACTCGCTGTACACCAGAGAACACATACAGGAGAGAAGCCATATAAATGCCTTAAATGTGGTAAAGCCTTCTGCAGGAAGGCAGAGCTTAATATACACATGCAAGTTGAACGAGGAGTAAAACCCCACGTGTGCGGTGAGTGTGGGAaaaccttctccaggaagtctcAGCTCCTTGTACATCAGAAAACTCACACGGGAGAGAAACCCTATATGTGCTGTGAATGTGGGAAAGGCTTCATCCAGAAGGTTAACTTCCTTATACAtcagcgaattcatactggagagaagccctatAGATGCAAAGAGTGTGGTAAAGCCTTCAGTCACAAGCCATGTCTCGTTGCACATCAAATATTTCACACTGGAAATCCTCCCTATGAATGCAGTGAGTGTGGAAAAGCCTATTTTCAGAAGTCAAATCTTGTTAGACATCAAAGAGGTCTTACAGAAGAGAAGTGCCACAAATGCAACGTGTGTGGGAAAAGCTACTCCACGAAGTCCATACTTAGCAGACACCAGAGAGTCCATACGGGAGAGAAGCCCCATGGGTGCAGCAGCTGTGGGAAAGCCTTCTGCCACAAGTCCTGCCTCACTAAACATAAGAGAACTCATACAAAAGAGAAAGGTGTCGATTCAGTCAAGGTGGAAAAGGATTCTTTAGAGAGCCATGACTCATGTACCACAGAACCTAAACAGGAGAAAACCTCTGTTGAGACAGTGACAATGCAGGGGCCTGCTATGGCAGTGCAGGCATCATTAAACATCTACAGGTTCCTTGCCCAAGGGAATGTGGTTCTTGTGGGAGAGCCTGTGGCCAGATGTGTCCCTTCAGGAGATGGCAGAGAGTTTTCACAGGAGAGGAACCTCATGAATGTAGTTAATGTGGTATTGCCTTCAGTTACCAATTATGTCTTCTTTTATGTCACAGGAAACATGTAAGGAGGAGTGCATTCAATATGGACAAGGCTTTGGAGCAAAGTTTAGCTTTTTATGTAGTTGAAAACTCTCACTGAGAGAATGCTAATGAATGTAGCGATAGTGGaaaggtcagtcagtcagtgttagtcgctcagttgtggctgactctgtgaccccatggactgcagcctgccaggctcctctgtccatgggattctccaggcaagaatactggagtgggttgctaatcCCTTCTGcacgggattttcccaacccagggatcaagcctgggtctctcccattgcaggcagattctttaccatctgagccactaaggagaGCCCAGTACAAAGATATGTCTCATTAAATATCAGCAGCTCTTAGTAGGTTGAACTGTAGCAAGCttcactttaaaagcatcataaATTCACATCAGAAAGAAATTTTGGGAGGGCAAATATGTCCAGTCCATAAGACCACCCTCATGTTTGATTATTCTCTGAAATCACTGactcaaaaactaaaaagccCCCCCAAAACCTCGAAAACTCAAAAACCCAAAAGCTGCTATACTTATGATTACAGGTTGTGACAGTGAAAAGTTACAGATTAGCAAATTTAAAAGGTGCTTAAGGCAGACCTTAGGAGAAACCAGGTACATCCATTGTCCTCCCAGCGGAGTTGTATGGACTGCATGTAATTCTGCCAGCAATGATGTGACAACTCATCTGCATATTGCCAGCCAGAGAAACTCACCTGAGCCTTAGTGCCCGGGGACTTGGGGGGTCAGTAAGGGTGCTCCTTATGCCAGCATGGGGAAACCACATGACTGACTTTAGCTTTTCAAGCTCTAGCCTTCTTGAAGTCAAACCAATACAGCATGGCCCAGAGACCCCCAGGCAAACAAAAGCAAGTGTTCAGCAAAAATCATATTGCTGGCATAAACTGTATGACATGGTTAAGACCCCAGGTATGCAAAGACGCTCTTGGCAGGCAGGCAGTTCCAAGGGCTTGGAGGTTCCCTCTCAGGTGCTGGTCAAAAGCCAGTCCTTTATTTGGAATGTGCAGGATCTGAACACCCCCAACCTGCCAAGTCACTTAATTTGCACACTAGTGAAAACAATAAGGTTTTTAATAAGATTGTTCCTCATCATGTGTCAGAAATAAATGTCTATGGATACACGAAATGTGTAGAACCTTTAGCAGAATGACAGCCAATCTCATAAAGGAGATAAGCTTGTGATTGCAGTGGAAATTTGGAAACTTGTTGACGTAAAACTACCCTCATTTTCTATCAGATTAACACCCttaatatgtgtttgtgtgtgttttcattgttTGGCTGCACCCCCATGGCTTGTgaaacttccctgaccagggatcaaacccatgccccctgcagtggaagcatggagtcttaacctctggactgccaaggaagtccttaATGTGTAGTTTGAGAGAGAAGGACTTGAACTCTTTTGCATTGCTAGGGGATGACTCCATAACTCACCTGATGATGGTTCATAGGCAGTGTCACATTGTACCTATTATATCTAAATGTTTGGTCACCTTTGTTAGATTCTTTTAGAAGCAAGTTGCTAGGCCAGCCCACACACAGTGGGAGAGTTGCACATCTTTGAGGGCCTTCTTAGACTCAACCTGCCTGAATAATCATCAGGGAAAAAGATATTCTTTGTGGAAAGTTGACATGGTTTCCTGTTTAAACAGTGCTTGAACAGAACCTGGTGTTCTCTGTGTCTCCCcaacccgcccccccccccacctcccaacCCCACCTTGACCCAGCCTGGCCATGCAGAGCCAGCCTTCTGCCAGTGCCTCACGGCACCCTTGGACCACGCCCAAGGTGTCTGCTGCTGCTCCAGTGTGGTGAGCTGCTGCCTCTCAGCTCCCTGACATGACCACCACGTACCCCTCGCAGGGGCCCAGCACTCCTGCCAGGGCTTGGAGGCTGCCAGATCCACCTGGAGCCTCTGAAATTTACCTGTCCACCTCTCACTACTCTGATGGTGATGATGTGGCTTTGGAGAACTTTGTTAAATGTCTTCCTAGCCAGTCTCGCGAGAGAGGGGAACATGCTGAGAAGTTAATGAAGCTGCAAGAACCTCTGAGGTGGCTGCATCTTGCTCTGATGTATCCAGAAACTGGAACAGGATGACTCAGAGTGGGCTCAGTGCAATGGAATGTGTGTTCCACGCAGAAAAGGGATGAGTCAGTCACTACTGGAACTGCACCCAAGTTATGAGACCTACTGACAAAAATGAGCCCCGCTCTTGTGACAACCTGGGTGAGCAGGTGAAACACACCAGAATTGAGTGACCACATAACCAACTTGTCTGTGGTAAGGGTTCCTGAATCGGGTGTGGCAGAGTGTTTCTGACAGGCACACCCAGTGATGATGAGAGCTAAGCATTAGGCTGGCTTCTCAGTGGCCATGGGGGTGACTTCCATGGCCACCATGGTAGTGCATCCCTTTTGGGTTTTCCCTTACCCTTTCTGTAAGTTGTATAATACTAAAGcactaacagagaaggcaatggcaccccactccagtactcttgcctggaaaatcccatggacagagaagcctggtaggctgcagtccatggggtcgccagagttggacacgactgagcgacttcactttcacttttcactttcctgcattggagaaggaaatggcaacccattccagtgttcttgcctggagaatcccaaggacgggggagcctggtgggctgccgtctgtggggtcgcacagagtcggacacgactgaagtgacttagcagcagtagcagcaaagcaTTAAAGCATCCACTTAacgctttttgtttttgttttttcatttgcctGTTCCTTCAAATTTGGtacctagaaaaaaaaatagacacattAAAGACCCCAGTATATACTCAGATTCCAGTGCCATTGAGAACACCCAGTCTCATGGGAGGAGGGCCCTGGCTGATAAGAAAATCTCACAAATGTCACCTTGTTTGTTACATAGGAGGGATTTAGCTAGAGGTCACTGCTTACCAGTTACTCACTTGAAACTTTGTGCTGAGTCAGGACCCTGGAGGATGAACAACTACTGcccaccccttccctccccccgcccacccccccagTTTTCTTCCCCCACTGCTTTCCTCTCACTTCCCCTTCTCCACCTTGGAACTCTTCTTCCACTCTCTCAGGACAGTATATGGCTGGCTGCTGCTAGAATGCCTGAGGACATGGGATGAAGATGATTCTGAGACTGGACAAAAACTGAAAACACCAACTGTTTTCTCTGCAGCAGGGAGACAAACAGGAAAAAGCAAGGCCCATCTCCATCTTCATTCTGCCTACCTGTTCTTTTTAGTGTCCCCACATTGGCAGAACTTATTATGAAGCTGGCAAGAGAATCTGGTTTGCGCTAtcacaatgcagatagtggaagAGTAGGTTGAGAGGTGAGAGATAGTAGCTAAATAATCAGGCCAGCAACCTACTTAAGTTGAAATTAACTGTGGCACATGCCCCCGGCCCCGCAGTTTACAGATGTTACAGTTCACTTACAGACAAGTGcagattgaaaatatatttatgaatgaTACGTATTTAAACAGTCCTTGAATATTTGCTCTATATAAGACAATCTATTAGTAAAGTTACTAGTCATgatttgtgtgttgtgtgtatatgtggtggGATTTGTTAGTAACTGATAAGATTTATGACACAAAACACTAGTATGGTTTATGCCCCTATAATCTGttctatatattttgttttttgtatgtTCTTATTTTAGGGACAGGTACACAGTCTGAAATCATGTAAAGTGAGGAAAGGG carries:
- the LOC787309 gene encoding zinc finger protein 350 produces the protein METFSAPIQNSVYIRLKKKHECMEGGKTFIKKSQLAVHQRTHTGEKPYKCLKCGKAFCRKAELNIHMQVERGVKPHVCGECGKTFSRKSQLLVHQKTHTGEKPYMCCECGKGFIQKVNFLIHQRIHTGEKPYRCKECGKAFSHKPCLVAHQIFHTGNPPYECSECGKAYFQKSNLVRHQRGLTEEKCHKCNVCGKSYSTKSILSRHQRVHTGEKPHGCSSCGKAFCHKSCLTKHKRTHTKEKGVDSVKVEKDSLESHDSCTTEPKQEKTSVETVTMQGPAMAVQASLNIYRFLAQGNVVLVGEPVARCVPSGDGREFSQERNLMNVVNVVLPSVTNYVFFYVTGNM